Proteins from one Malassezia vespertilionis chromosome 2, complete sequence genomic window:
- the YLH47 gene encoding LETM1 domain-containing protein ylh47 (EggNog:ENOG503NUF6; TransMembrane:1 (i104-127o); COG:S) — protein MRVNVQRAMPMRVHSFSSTVRALEKTPSAPKKDAKAEELTKKEDVTEKKSLMTKIKEEAAHYWHGTKLLGKEVSISFRLLRRMLLGYTLTRREHRQLKRTMGDLLRLIPFIPFVMIPMAELLLPAAVKLFPNMLPSTFESKFAVEEKRRNLLKIRIEMAKFLQESIKEGGIVVSDDIKDSDAFKEFYRKVRTKGEVPTKEDVIRVAKLFDDEMTLDNLTRPQLVSMCRYIQVNAFGTDNYMRFQIRHAMGRIRRDDLVISSEGSQHMSYQELLSACQSRGIGTMNMSEEEARECLKVWIKLHVKEKISGTLLILSRAFYFSSHPNMPKTSYQDQQIDALEHTLMSLPESLLNEAELHFSKEAATNKQRLEVLREQEELIEDEAEQEQKHEAAQDEDRKRKELEKLKRETEAASFAVPNAAAPHDGAAKQNELDDGRMTQRQLSELGEALSILSAKSSVLRERKELSELMKSLPKEDSEAAQKASEQSASASKTRALNKRIRAMLQRIDEQLEDYDKDVGSRMHLIETSSTGKISVADLEQALRLIKDRPDEDSMQKIVDKLDVDHDGLVPLDDVLELARDSQNLQSPTDPGEEVRELHKEGKRILEKKPLKSDIVKNE, from the coding sequence ATGCGCGTCAatgtgcagcgtgcgatgccgatgcgcgTCCACTCGTTTAGCAGCACCGTGCGGGCGCTCGAAAAGACGCCTTCCGCTCCTAAAAAAGACGCCAAGGCCGAGGAACTTACCAAGAAAGAGGATGTGACTGAAAAGAAGAGCTTGATGACCAAGATCAAGGAGGAGGCTGCGCACTACTGGCACGGGACCAAGCTTCTCGGGAAGGAGGTCTCGATCTCATTCCGccttttgcggcgcatgctgctTGGCTACACGTTGACTCGGCGTGAGCACAGGCAGCTAAAGCGCACCATGGGTGATCTTTTGCGTCTCATTCCCTTTATTCCATTCGTGATGATCCCCATGGcggagctgctgctcccGGCCGCGGTGAAGCTGTTCCCCAACatgctgccgagcacgtTTGAGAGCAAGTTTGCGGTCGAGGAAAAGAGGCGTAATTTGCTCAAGATCCGTATTGAGATGGCCAAGTTTTTGCAGGAGTCGATAAAGGAGGGCGGTATTGTTGTTTCTGACGACATCAAGGACTCGGATGCGTTCAAGGAATTCTACCGCAAAGTGCGCACAAAGGGTGAAGTGCCGACCAAGGAGGACGTCATCCGTGTTGCCAAACTGTTTGACGACGAAATGACGCTCGACAACCTCACTCGCCCGCAGCTTGTGTCCATGTGCCGCTACATACAGGTGAATGCGTTTGGCACGGACAATTATATGCGCTTCCAAATTCGCCACGCCATGGGCAGGATCCGCCGCGACGATTTGGTCATTAGCTCGGAAGGTTCGCAGCACATGTCCTACCAGGAGCTTTTGAGTGCGTGCCAAAGCCGTGGCATAGGCACGATGAACATGTCTgaggaagaggcgcgcgagtGCCTAAAGGTGTGGATTAAACTGCACGTGAAGGAAAAGATTagcggcacgctgctgaTTCTCAGCCGTGCATTCTACTTTAGCAGCCACCCCAACATGCCCAAGACGTCGTACCAGGATCAGCAGATTGATGCTCTGGAACACACGCTCATGAGCCTGCCAGAGTCGCTTCTGAACGAGGCCGAGCTGCACTTTAGCAAGGAGGCCGCGACGAACAAGCAGCGTCTCGAGGTGCTCAGAGAGCAAGAGGAGCTTATcgaggacgaggccgagcagGAACAGAAGCACGAGGCTGCACAAGACGAGGACCGGAAGCGCAAGGAATTGGAGAAGCTCAAGCGCGAGACCGAGGCGGCATCTTTTGCTGTCCCgaatgctgcagcgccgcatgaCGGAGCGGCAAAGCAGAACGAGCTTGACGATGGGCGCAtgacgcagcgccagctctcggagctcggcgaggcgctcagCATCCTTTCCGCCAAGTCttccgtgctgcgcgaacGCAAGGAGCTTTCTGAGTTGATGAAATCGCTTCCCAAGGAGGACAgcgaggcggcgcaaaaggccAGCGAACAAAGCGCGTCTGCCAGCAAGACTCGTGCGCTGAACAAGCGTATccgtgcgatgctgcagcgcatcgacgagcagctcgaagACTACGACAAGGACGTCGGCTCGCGCATGCACTTGATCGAGACCAGCTCCACGGGCAAGATCAGTGTCGCGGATTTGGAGCAGGCACTGCGACTCATCAAAGACCGCCCTGACGAAGACAGCATGCAAAAGATTGTTGATAAGCTCGATGTGGACCACGACGGACTTGTGCCCCTCGACGATGTCTTGGAGCTTGCACGCGACAGCCAGAACTTGCAATCGCCCACGGACCCCGGCGAAGAGGtccgcgagctgcacaaggagGGCAAGCGCATTTTGGAGAAGAAACCACTCAAGAGCGATATTGTGAAGAATGAGTAA